A window of Penaeus chinensis breed Huanghai No. 1 chromosome 9, ASM1920278v2, whole genome shotgun sequence genomic DNA:
aaacgatgaaaagaaaaataataagaatataacggatgataatatatatatatatatatatatatataaacgaaaataagaatataacaatataataataatgatgataataaaaatataataataatgataataataacaatatcataataataataataattataataataaaagtataaaaataatgataatgataacaatatcataataataataataatacaataataggaatataaggggtgatgataatatatatatacatatatatattaatttatttatttatcttcaacAACTTTGCAAATACAGAGAGAAGCAAAATAGTCGGGCTTTCAAAGGATTTTGCTTTACCATTACTTTATAAACTCGAAGGGTTTGCCTTGCCGCATTCCACTAGGGCAATGACCAATGCTATTACCGCCGCTGATCCGATGTGTTTCCGGGTATAGTGTGTATCAGTGGACTCTCTTGGCCTTGGAATTAGGTATGGTGTGCTGTGCAATAGGATTTCGTTAGGTAACTGGATACACGTAACTGAACACTTACATGCatcacacacgcttatatatatatatatatatatatatatatatatatatatatatatatatatatatatatagatagatagatagatagatagatagatagatagatagatagatagatagatagatatatttatgtgtgtgtgtgtgtgtgtgtgtgtgtgtgtgtgtgtgtgtgtgcgtgtgtaaatatatatacatatatatatatatatatatatatatatatatatgtgtgtgtgtgtgtgtgtgtgtgtgtgtgtgtgtgtgtgtgtgtgtgtgtgtatatatatatatatatatatatatatatcccattagtACCCAGTGTAGTAAATCTGCGTCAAAATTTGGTACACAGCTTCCAAGAGGGCTGTGTCACCAGAGTACATGATAGTCTCCCCTTCTTATTATATCGCTTTCTACGTTTATTAACGTATAGAGAATGACCTTTTGAAGCTGCATTTAAACCCTCCCAGAGTGTCATGGAGGCCAGCCGAGCAGACACATAAGTTCCTTAGATTTATTACCATAGGTAAGTTAAATCGAATTCATGTTTTTCAAAGCAAAGGTACTCATATATAGAAAGTATAGTATCACTGAGTAATGCCAAGAGATGTTGTAAACCattaattattgatataattcatGAATTTAATGgtagagaaagaatataaagtaGTTTGGGTCTATGTGAGCACATCGGGAGTGTcactatataataaatattattcctGTAGAAATATTTATGATACCAGGAGGTATGACATTTGTTAAAGAATTTTGTCagcaatatcaatcataataccTTAGTGAAATTAGAAAATGTCAGTTTACATACCATATCCCTAATCTATTGTATCAAATTTGGGCCAAGCTTAATCTAGCTAAAGGATTTCTTGTTGTTgcgttttcatttctgttttatttgttttgtccttAAGTCTAGCTATTTTCatgcaaaacagaaacaaaaatatttttaggtaagaattatatatatatacatatatagatatatatatatatatatatatatatatatatatacatgcacacacacacacacacacacacacacacacacacacacacacacacacacacacacatatatatatatatatatatatatatatatatatatatatatatatatatatatatacatgtacatatatatatatatatatatatatatgtacatgtcatatacatatataaatatatatgtgtgtatataaatatatatatacatatatatatatatatattatatatatatatatatatatatatatatatatatatatcgccttgacttcttaaggtgatatgtcgttttctcgggctcgagcaagcagtcagagcgcaggcatttttacgaccgccgcgacggggaattgaactcgggacctctgGACCATtgcgtcagtcatatatatatacatatatatatatatatttatatatttatttatatatatatatgcatatgtgtatatatatacatacacacacacatttatatatatacatatatataactatatgtgtgtgtgtgtaatatatatatatatatatatatatatatatatcccaatgccgtcggggaaaatgaacaaaaaatggggaaaatgctgtgcccattttctatattttttgtgaaatgtctgctcatagatggctctgctagtgcttagccacaaaggagtcaattagtagaacttgtgaccatacgtgatttgaattggcgggaaaaacgtgttttttactagtgctatggatatcgatggtgttatttttattataaacattataattattataatgttttttaatattagtaacagcaaaataagataatgtaaaatatttcgtaaatcaaagaaaagggtgaacgggcgagacgggcagtactcctaactggctcattggtgacttagtacaagtatagccagctatgtgtataaacaatcaaacaagtactaacagtgggcaaagcacgtgtctacccgtcgtatccgtcggcaaggggttaaatatatatatatatatatatatatatatatatatatatatatatatatatatatatgtgtgtgtgtgtgtgtgtgtgtgtgtacatatatgcatatatataaatattatacatacatatattatatttatacatcatacatatatatagcatatatatatatatatatatatatatatatgtttgtgtgtgtgtgcgtgatgtgtgtgtgtgtgtgtgtgtgtgtatgtatgtgtgtgtgcgtgtgtgtgtgtgtgtgtgtgtgtgtgtgtgtgtgtgtgtgtgatatattatatatatatatatatgatatttatataaatatgtatatatatatatatatgtgtgtgtgtgtgtgtgtgtgtgaacacacaaacgcatacacatgattatagatttatatgtatatatatatatatatatatatgtatgtatgtatatatatgtgtgtgtgtgtgtgagtgtgtacatacatatataaacatatatttatataaatatatatatataaatataaacatatatgtgtgtttgtgtgtatatatatatgtttatatatatatatatatatatgtttatatatatatatatatatatatgtgtgtgtatatatatatatatatatatatatatatataagtgtgtgtgtgtgtgtgtgtgtgtgaatatatatatatatatatatatatatatatgtattcattcatatatatatatatatttatatatatacatataaatgtatttatgtatgcatgtgtatacatatagataaatgtgtgaatatatgtatatagaaagatagtagatagatgaacacacgcacacacacgcatgtacacaaacacacacgctcaagcacacactcacacaaatatatatatatatatatatatatatatatatatgtgtgtgtatatattcatttatatatacgtatgtatatatacagatatatatatatatatatatgtgtgtgtgtgtgtgtgtgtgtgtgtgtgtgtgtgtgtgtgtgtgtatgtgtgtgtgtatacagatatatatatatatatacatatatatacatatatatatatatatccaatgccgccggggaaaatgaataagaaatggggaaaatactgtgcacattttctatattttttgtgaaatgtctgcacatacatGGCTAGTGCTTAGCACTAAGAGGAGTCAATAAGTAAACGTAATCTTTACTAGtggtatgaatatcgatggtgttattttcataataaacattataattattataatgttttaaacattagtaacagcaaaataagataacttaaaatattttcgtaaaggaaagggtaaacgggcgagacaggcagtactcgtaaatggctcattggtgacttagtacaagtgtagccatctatgtgtaaaaacaatcaaacaaataactcacagtgcgcatagcacgtatgtacacgtcatagggatatatacacacagatatatatatatatatatatatatatatatttatatatatatatatatatgtgtgtgcgtgtgtgtgtgtatgtgtgtgtgtgtgtgtgtgtgtgtgtgtgtgtgtgtgtgtgtatgtatgtatgtatgtatgtatgtatgtatgtatgtgtatgtgtatgtgtatgtgtatgtgtatatgtatgtatatgtatatgtatatgtatatgtatatatacacagatatatctatgtatatatatgtatatacacgcacacagatggatatttttttcatacatatagatttaaTTAAAAGCAAATCTTTAACTCTACACAGAGTAGCATCCGACACAGATTCAACCAGACGTGACCCATTGTTGCAGCGAGTGTCCAATTTCAAAAACATATCAGTCTAGCTGTGTCCCTGAAATACTCAAGTCGAGTGCAGGGGCGATCAATACTCGTAAAGGTTGAGAGGAATTCGCCATGAGAATAACTCTAAATGTAAATCGAAACTCCGGTTATTCGGATAACGGGTAAACGTATAACAGGTAGATTCTTAGCTAAGGATACCTATCCATGTCTCGCGTTAATTCGATGTGTTTCTAAGGTGAAACTCATCGAAGGCTGCGCTACGCAAACCGCTGCATCATGCCTCTGAAAAGGGGGGAAATTAAACCGTAAATAATCATAAGTGAGCACCTAACACTTACCTAATATGTGTATGAGTGGAATATAAGTGCATGATTTATGGTCTCCAAACACCTGTAGAGTTAACACCTGCGATCGGCGCCCCGCAGAATTTGTAAAAGCGCAGTTGGGGCCTACTACCCCGAGCGCATCGGTCCGGAGCTGAAGGGGAAGCCTGGGACAAAGGTTGGTTTTAATAGGCCTTTAAAGGATCGAAAACCCTTCAGTATTCAGTTATTTTGAAGACTATTAAGTATTCGTTATTCAACATTTGAAATGAAACTGATTGTTTTCAAAGGGTGGtagtttatattcattttattggaAGCGATTTTCCATGGGCTCATGCAGGTgatctctcacaaaaaaaaatgacTATTTCATTTTAACATACCATGGTTATCGAACCGAAATGCTATGCAATGTATGAGTAATTAAGCAATGTGTTaagaatacagacatacatatatatatacaaaatacacacacaaacacacacacacacacacacacacacacatatatatatatatatatatatttatatatatgtgtgtgtatatatatatgtgtgtgtgtgtgtgtgtgtgtgtgtgtgtgtgtgtgtgtgtatgcgtgtgtatgtgtatgtgtgtgtgtatgtgtatgtgtgtgtgtattaaatatacacatataaataaataaatatataatgtatatattatatatatatatgtatatatatatatatatgtgtgtgtgtgtgtgggtgtgtgtgggtatagatatacataaatatacatatacatatatataaatatatatatatatttgtgtgtgtgtatttgtgcgtgtgtgtgtgtatgtgtatatatattatgtatatatcatatatatatatatatatatatatatatatatacataaatgtgtgtgtgtgtatatataaaaatattttataatatatatatatcatatatatatgtatatattacatatacatatatatactatgtatatatcatatatacatatatatatacagatatatatatatatatatatatatatatgtgtgtgtgtatgtatatacatatacatatgtgtatatatatttatgtatatatatacatatacttctctttttttcatcttttttgtatctgtctgtgcatatatgtatatgtatatatgtatacttatatgtgtgtgtgtgtgtgtgtggttgtcgaTGCATAACCCCTCCACAAATCAAACAAAACCGCCCGGCAGATGCGCTTTTGTCTTCCGGTGTTGGCTGCCGCGGCCGTTTTGGGCTGCGTCAGTGAAGCGAAGATCGTGGCTTGGAATCTGCCGGAGCCCCGCCTGTCCCTCGTCAGCGGTAGACTCAGCGCTGCTCTGAACGGTGAGTCTCGGTCGTGGCAGTGACGGAGGAGATCTAGAGGACGGTGACTGCGGTGACGATGGGGATATGGGTAATGAGGAGAGTGACTAAGATTATGATAGCAACAGGAGTAATAGGGGAGTAATGATGGCCGAGTGGTTCGTGCGTCGGACTCAgagacaatctgagttcgagggttcgagacaccggccggcgcgttgttcccccgggcaaggaacttcacctcaattgTTCATTTATGTACTACCTGTCCTtaaggatgataagaataagtggaatgctaattgtgatgataataacaaagttgaGAATGATACAagacgatgataaggataaaggaaATTGTATTACCGGtagttacagtaatgataatacttaattcATCCAGCTGAAAATATAATCGTAAATGAGAATATACGGGTAGTATTAAATCAACCCTTAGAATTAGGCTGATCATTTAACTAAATTAGTTTGGTTATTATTTGCTCATATGCAAACCATTCAGATGCTTTAATACTACAAAGGCAGGAATAtaactttttcaattttttttttttttttttttttttttttttagataattatgCAATACTTGTCTCTCTACCTATTTGTTTTTGCCTGTTTATTTTTCATCCAGTTAAGCATTTTAAaatcaatgaacacacacacacgcgcgcgcgcgcgcactcacgcatacacacatacatatccatttgTACGTACATGTGCATACACGCACCCGCCTTTCTTTAAACTAGTGGCTCTTCAGTCCGATCGACTCCTTGGGGTTCGGTGAGTCAGACCCggaggttttgtttttttttgtttgaaattcatgttttgttggttttgttatttgaacacgtgattgtgtgtgcaactgatacataattcatacatacttacttgaGGAAATCCTATTTTATTTCACGACGTTCGAAGGGTTCGGCGAATGCACGGATGAAGCCTGCGGGGTTCTGTACTTTCAACAATGTTTAAGAATCACTGCTTTAAACCTAACTGTCCTATCGATATTGTCACGCTCCTGGCCTTCCCTTTCCTAATAacaaatccatatatattacAGGACCGAAGGCTATGAAGCGCGTGACCTTCCTCATGGCCGTAAACAGGCGAGTGACCTTCAGGAGCCCTCAGCACAAAGTCCGTCTTTTGTGTCAGCTAAATGAGGACGGAGGTTCGTGGCGGTGGCGGAGTCTAGTGATGCGTTTGCTGTATTGCACTGCATTTGCCATGTATtctttggatctctctctctctctctctctctctctctctctctctctctctctctctctctctctctctctctctctctctcttgctctctctctctctctctctctctctctctctctctctctctctctctctttgtctgtctctgtctctgtcactgtttctgtctttatctgtcgtttcctctctctctctctccctctctctctctctctctctctctctctctctctctctctctctctctctctctctctctctctctctctctctctctctctgtcactgtatctgtctctatctgtcgtttcctctctctctctctctctctctctctctctctctctctctctctctctctctctctctatctctctctgtcactgtttctgtctctatctgtcgtgtcttctctccctctctccttctctctctctctctctctctctctctctctctctctctctctctctctctctctctctctctctctctctctctttctctctctctctctttgtctgcctctgtcactgtttctgtctttatctgtcgtttcctctctcttctctctctctctctctctctctctctctctatctatctatctatctatctatctctgtcactgtttctgtctctatctgtcatgtcttctctccctctctccttctctctctctctctctctctctctctctctctctctctctctctctctctctctctctctctctctctctctttgtctgtctctgtcactgtttctgtctttatctgtcgtttcctctctctttctctctctctctctctctctctctctctctctctctctctctctctctctctctctctctctctctctctttctctctctcgctctctctctctctatctatctatctatctctctctctctgtcactgtttctgtctctatctgtcgtttcttctctccctctctccttctctctctctctctctctctctctctctctctctctctctctctctctctctctctctctctctctctctctctctctctctctctctctctctctctctctctctctctctctctctgtctttctctggctctttctgcctctctctgtctctctctggctctttctgtctctctctctctctctctctctctctctctctctctctctctctctctctctctctctctgccactgtttctgtctctatctgtcgattcctctctttactctttctctctctctctctctctctctctctctctctctctctctctctctctgtcactgcttctgtttctatctgtcgtttcctctctccctctctttctctctctccctctctttatttctctctctctctctctctctcccctccttctctctgtcatcttctgtcttctctctctctctcctctctctcctctctctctctctctccccctctctctctctctctctctctctctctctctctctctctcttcttctctctctctgtcactgttctgtctctatcttcgtctctcctccctcctcctccctctctctcatctctctctctctctctctctctctcctctctctctctctctctctctctctcttctctctctctctctgtcactgtatctgtctctatctgtcgtttcctctctctccctctctctctctctatctctctctctctctctctctctctctcctctctctctctcctctctctctctctctctctctccctccctatctctccctctccttctcccttcccctctccctctctctgttcctgtccctgtcactgtttctgtctctatctctcgtttcctctctctctttctctctctctcacacacacacacagactctctctctctctctctctctatctatctatctatctatctatctctctatctctctatcctttccccgcttcctctcctctcccccccccccccccacacacacacactttatctccCGCTAACACCACACCTTAAAATTGTAACtgatacgacccccccccccctccttatcacCAGGCAAAAGCTGCTCGGGCACAGGAGGACCAACCGTGTCACCCGATGACGTTATCTACTATGGCATGAAAGTCAGACTCTCTCGCAGAAAGTCAACTCgttttaagaataaaaaatggaCGCCGCCTGTAACGACCACGACGACAACTACAGCGAATGGAACGACCGAATTGACGACCCTTCCCCCCGGTTGGGTGTCTTCCATAACAATGAGTTTTGGAAAGACTTACGACCTGCCTTATCCTGGAGCTGGACGCGGGTTCGGTACCATGGCCGTGGTATCGAATGGATAAAAGATAGCGAATATCTCCCTTATTGGGGTATAATGGGGTATAATAGGTGTGGAGAGATATGAGGGGCATTTCCCAGCATTTTCACTTTTGAAGTTGGGTCTTGTGTTTTATTAAATTGGATGTTTGGTTGATTTCATGGGTCTTATTTGCGTGTGAAGAGTAACGTGTTATAGTTAACATTTTCACTATCacataaattatagtaataacgataataatgataatgttgatgatgattatagaaataataataacactaataataataataataataataataacactaataatgataataatgataacactaatgatgataataataacactaataatgataataatgataacactaataatgataataataataatgatgataacataatcacaataaagatgataacataatcgcaataatgattataacaacaatgacaataataacaataacaacagtgatataaaataataataggaataataatgataatagtaataataacagcaataataataaaagttatgatgatgataatgataatggtaataatggtactactaataatggtataatagcaataatgatagtaatgataatcatgataataaatcgatgatactgctaatactaataccaataatgataataacaatgatacaaatgctaatgttaatactagtaataacgatggtagtaataataatgatgatgataatgatactgataataataacagaaatgataatgataataatattgaggatagctgtaatgatgatattaataatgacagtaatgaagataataatgatcagaatggtaataaaattgatggtgataataatagtaataatgatcctaatgataatgaatttgattgtgataataatgataataatagttgtaataataataatagtaataatagtaataataatagcaataatgataataacaagataaaagaaatgataacaaaaataataacaagaacgataatgataataataatagtcataataatgataataatgaaaatggatgagaatgaatatttacactacaagatatgtatttaatcAGTTTAGAATATATCTTCGGTAGAAATATTTGTGCTTCATGTATTTCCGACAAAAATATATTCTAAACtggatatatacatttcttgaattttgaaaatattcattcatgtatacggtt
This region includes:
- the LOC125029006 gene encoding uncharacterized protein LOC125029006 produces the protein MRFCLPVLAAAAVLGCVSEAKIVAWNLPEPRLSLVSGRLSAALNGPKAMKRVTFLMAVNRRVTFRSPQHKVRLLCQLNEDGGKSCSGTGGPTVSPDDVIYYGMKVRLSRRKSTRFKNKKWTPPVTTTTTTTANGTTELTTLPPGWVSSITMSFGKTYDLPYPGAGRGFGTMAVVSNG